A single region of the Pseudomonadota bacterium genome encodes:
- a CDS encoding phosphatidylserine decarboxylase family protein, which yields MKEPRVPVALEGYPFIGFAALMAIVFGLLRYDILALTSLLITCFVLYFFRDPERISPEEEDVLVAPADGKIITIERIFDDKYVKEHVYKLSIFMNVFNVHVNRMPFPGLVTKIRYSQGHFFSANSERGALENECNALIITTESGRKMAVVQVAGLIARRIVCWAVKGDRLGKGQRFGLIRFGSRVDLYLPLQVQLEVTVGQKVVAGETILGYLS from the coding sequence ATGAAAGAACCACGAGTTCCCGTTGCCCTCGAAGGCTACCCGTTTATCGGCTTTGCTGCTTTGATGGCCATTGTATTCGGTTTGCTGAGATATGATATCCTCGCGTTGACATCATTGTTGATCACTTGTTTTGTCCTGTACTTTTTCCGTGACCCTGAAAGAATATCTCCTGAAGAAGAAGATGTTCTGGTTGCTCCGGCAGACGGGAAAATTATTACCATTGAAAGGATATTCGACGATAAATATGTCAAGGAGCATGTGTATAAGCTCAGTATTTTCATGAATGTATTCAATGTCCATGTGAACAGGATGCCATTTCCGGGACTTGTGACAAAAATCCGTTATTCCCAGGGACATTTTTTTTCTGCAAACTCGGAACGCGGTGCCCTTGAAAACGAGTGTAACGCCTTGATCATAACCACCGAATCAGGCCGCAAGATGGCTGTTGTCCAGGTTGCAGGCCTCATCGCCCGCCGCATAGTCTGCTGGGCTGTCAAGGGTGACCGTTTGGGCAAGGGACAAAGGTTCGGTCTTATCCGGTTCGGCTCAAGAGTTGATTTATATCTTCCATTGCAGGTTCAACTGGAGGTGACCGTTGGTCAGAAGGTAGTTGCCGGCGAGACCATCCTCGGGTATCTCTCTTAA
- the pssA gene encoding CDP-diacylglycerol--serine O-phosphatidyltransferase yields the protein MKFSARRDEAPKGSIYLLPSMLTTASLFSGFYAIVSAMNGMYFNAAVAIIIAAIFDGLDGRVARMTGTTSRFGMEYDSLCDLVSFGVAPAVLAYLWVLKPYGRYGWLAAFLYVATTALRLARFNTQDCSSSQNTFTGLPCPAAAGMIATSVLFFEFIDFEIAIQDKALLALVYVLSYLMVSTHHYQSFKHPETTRAKTFHALVVMVLLIMVLATEPQVTLFFLGLIYVLSGPVHDGFKLFVKEGNESTEEEHKTL from the coding sequence ATGAAATTTTCAGCAAGACGCGATGAAGCCCCAAAGGGTTCAATTTATCTTTTACCGAGCATGCTCACTACTGCAAGCCTTTTCAGTGGTTTTTATGCAATTGTCTCTGCGATGAACGGTATGTATTTTAATGCTGCAGTGGCAATTATTATCGCGGCGATTTTTGACGGACTAGACGGCAGGGTTGCAAGGATGACCGGTACCACGAGCCGCTTTGGGATGGAATATGATTCCCTCTGTGATCTTGTTTCTTTTGGTGTGGCGCCCGCGGTGCTTGCCTATCTCTGGGTGCTTAAACCTTATGGGAGATACGGCTGGCTGGCGGCTTTCCTCTATGTTGCAACAACGGCATTACGGCTGGCACGTTTCAATACGCAGGATTGCAGTTCGTCGCAGAATACCTTCACCGGTTTGCCTTGTCCGGCTGCAGCCGGCATGATCGCCACCTCAGTTCTGTTTTTTGAATTCATTGATTTTGAAATTGCCATACAGGATAAAGCACTCCTGGCTCTTGTTTATGTCCTTTCATATCTTATGGTGAGTACGCATCATTACCAGAGTTTCAAGCATCCTGAAACCACCAGGGCTAAAACATTCCATGCCCTTGTGGTTATGGTGTTATTGATAATGGTACTTGCCACCGAACCCCAGGTAACACTTTTTTTTCTGGGTCTGATTTATGTTTTATCCGGACCGGTGCATGACGGATTCAAGCTTTTTGTAAAGGAAGGCAATGAATCCACCGAGGAAGAACATAAAACGCTCTAA
- a CDS encoding 2-isopropylmalate synthase has translation MGINQSDTDVDNRHKIVIFDTTLRDGEQSPGASMNLQEKFLLAEQLVKLRVDVIEAGFPIASKGDFDCVKHIADNIRNVQVAGLARCNVKDIDRAWEALKNGENPRIHTFLATSEIHMKHKLRMNRDQVLELAVASVQHAAKYTSNIEFSAEDASRSDLDFVCKVFEAVIQAGATTLNYPDTTGYALPDEYGRQIEYLINNIPSIEKAILSVHCHNDLGLAVANSLAAVNAGARQVECTINGIGERAGNTAMEEVVMAIRTRADKLNTIRTDIAAEHIHTTSRMVSTITGMPVQPNKAIVGANAFAHESGIHQDGMLKERTTYEIMNPSDIGLTKGNLVLGKHSGRHALKDRIEVLGYELDSEKLDRVFTRFKSLADVRKEIFDEDLEAIIMDEIIRIPEVYELVSLGVMSGSMKLPTAAVRMKINGEVKEGASIGVGPIDASYRTIAQLTGTKSKLLFFSVSSFAGGTDALGDVLVRMEDGGRVVIGYGLDPDIITAAAKAYLNGLNRLMYLRSEASG, from the coding sequence ATGGGCATAAATCAGTCTGATACTGATGTCGATAATCGGCATAAAATTGTCATTTTTGATACGACCCTGCGTGACGGTGAGCAATCGCCCGGCGCCAGTATGAACCTGCAGGAAAAATTTCTCCTTGCTGAGCAGCTTGTCAAATTAAGGGTTGATGTCATTGAGGCAGGATTTCCTATTGCTTCAAAAGGTGATTTTGATTGTGTGAAGCATATTGCCGACAATATCAGAAATGTCCAGGTAGCAGGTCTCGCCCGCTGCAATGTCAAGGATATTGACCGGGCATGGGAAGCCCTCAAAAACGGTGAAAATCCGCGGATACATACATTTCTCGCAACCTCTGAGATACATATGAAGCATAAGCTGAGAATGAACCGTGATCAGGTTCTTGAGCTGGCAGTAGCTTCAGTGCAACACGCTGCAAAATATACCTCCAATATCGAGTTTTCCGCAGAAGATGCTTCCCGAAGTGATCTTGATTTCGTCTGCAAGGTTTTTGAGGCAGTGATTCAAGCGGGGGCCACCACGCTGAATTACCCGGACACGACCGGCTATGCCCTGCCGGATGAATACGGCCGGCAGATTGAATATCTGATCAACAATATTCCCAGTATTGAAAAAGCCATCCTCAGTGTCCATTGTCATAACGATCTGGGGCTTGCAGTGGCAAATTCCCTGGCAGCGGTGAACGCCGGCGCCAGACAGGTTGAGTGCACGATCAACGGCATCGGTGAACGGGCCGGGAACACGGCAATGGAAGAGGTTGTCATGGCCATTCGCACCAGGGCGGATAAGCTGAACACCATTCGTACCGATATTGCCGCGGAACATATTCATACCACCAGCCGGATGGTGAGCACCATAACCGGCATGCCGGTTCAGCCCAATAAGGCCATTGTCGGCGCCAATGCCTTTGCCCACGAGTCCGGTATTCATCAGGACGGGATGCTGAAGGAACGCACAACCTATGAGATTATGAACCCCTCGGATATCGGCCTGACCAAGGGGAATCTGGTGCTGGGTAAACATTCCGGCCGTCATGCCTTAAAAGATCGGATTGAAGTATTGGGCTATGAGCTGGACAGTGAAAAACTTGATCGGGTTTTTACCAGATTCAAGAGCCTTGCCGATGTGCGCAAGGAAATCTTTGACGAAGACCTGGAAGCGATCATCATGGATGAGATAATCCGGATACCGGAAGTCTATGAACTGGTTTCCCTCGGGGTGATGAGCGGCAGTATGAAGCTGCCCACTGCTGCAGTGCGGATGAAGATTAATGGCGAAGTGAAAGAGGGCGCGTCAATCGGTGTCGGGCCCATTGATGCCTCATATCGCACCATCGCGCAACTCACCGGCACAAAAAGTAAACTGCTCTTTTTTTCGGTGAGTTCCTTTGCCGGCGGCACCGATGCTTTGGGTGATGTTCTGGTTCGCATGGAGGATGGCGGCAGGGTTGTCATCGGTTACGGTCTTGACCCGGATATCATTACTGCAGCTGCCAAAGCCTATTTGAACGGTTTGAACCGTCTGATGTATCTCAGGAGTGAAGCATCCGGTTAA
- a CDS encoding tetratricopeptide repeat protein — MNPPGTLPNNNIDQQAPVPHRSLLEEMNLPPKLIAFIRENSKRLQIGSIAFIVIIFSFIFYKNYTEKQEDQAATMLASALTEENATIKPEMLVNLIKEYPRTGAAVWSQVELGHVAYEAKNYAEAINNYLTVIGKLKSQSPLLPLINFSLGQSYEGDGKYDQALTHYGKIISVPGFTDQAYLAMGRIYEQKGDTVKAREMYQKVGETGPNWVVDKIRKLDAGKSASNTP; from the coding sequence ATGAACCCACCAGGCACCTTACCGAATAATAATATTGATCAGCAGGCCCCCGTTCCTCACCGAAGCCTCCTTGAAGAAATGAACCTGCCTCCTAAACTCATTGCATTTATCCGCGAAAATTCCAAGAGACTGCAGATCGGATCAATTGCTTTCATTGTCATTATCTTCAGTTTTATTTTTTATAAGAATTATACGGAGAAACAAGAGGACCAGGCTGCGACGATGCTTGCATCCGCCCTCACTGAAGAAAACGCCACCATCAAGCCCGAGATGCTTGTAAACCTCATTAAGGAATATCCACGCACCGGCGCTGCGGTCTGGAGCCAGGTGGAACTTGGACACGTTGCATATGAGGCAAAAAACTATGCCGAAGCAATCAATAATTATCTTACTGTCATCGGCAAGTTGAAATCTCAGAGCCCGTTGTTGCCCTTGATCAATTTCAGCCTCGGTCAATCTTATGAAGGTGATGGAAAATATGACCAGGCTTTGACCCACTACGGAAAAATTATATCCGTTCCGGGTTTTACGGATCAGGCCTATCTTGCCATGGGAAGGATATATGAACAGAAGGGCGATACCGTAAAGGCCCGCGAAATGTATCAGAAGGTTGGCGAGACCGGCCCCAACTGGGTAGTTGATAAGATCAGGAAACTGGATGCCGGTAAATCTGCGAGCAATACACCCTGA
- a CDS encoding aspartate 1-decarboxylase, whose amino-acid sequence MMRSMLKTKIHRATITESNLNYEGSLTIDKDLLKEVDLLPFERIKIYNINNGERFDTYVIEGPSGSGVIGLNGAAARKGMPGDLIIIVSYAMYNADELASYKPAIVLLDQNNRIVKKLST is encoded by the coding sequence ATGATGCGTTCAATGTTAAAAACCAAAATTCACCGGGCGACGATCACTGAATCCAACCTGAATTATGAAGGAAGTCTGACTATTGATAAGGATTTACTGAAGGAAGTGGATCTCCTGCCCTTTGAAAGGATTAAAATTTATAATATCAATAACGGTGAAAGATTTGACACCTATGTGATTGAGGGTCCTTCCGGTTCAGGAGTTATCGGCTTGAATGGCGCCGCCGCGCGAAAAGGAATGCCCGGAGACCTTATAATCATCGTCAGTTATGCGATGTATAACGCCGATGAACTTGCCAGTTATAAACCCGCCATTGTCCTGCTCGATCAAAATAACCGGATTGTTAAAAAGTTATCCACCTGA
- a CDS encoding 1,4-dihydroxy-6-naphthoate synthase produces the protein MHRLSIGFSPCPNDTFIFHAMTHGLIDCGTLQFDQELLADVETLNYWALEGRLDVSKVSFHTLGHILDEYALLSAGGALGRGCGPLLIAARDLDAADLADLKIAIPGRYTTAALLLKLFAPQLTQLVEMPFDLIMPSMDRGEIDAGVIIHESRFTYQSYGFSLIQDLGQWWESESGLPIPLGGIVARKSLGRERLEMINDCLGQSVEFASAHPEQSKEYIKNNAQELDEEVIRCHIGLYVNSFSRGLGEEGSVAVQTFLQKGRDAGLLPKHGKLEIVGANPARIK, from the coding sequence ATGCATCGACTTTCAATCGGGTTTTCCCCATGTCCCAATGATACGTTTATTTTTCATGCCATGACCCATGGTTTGATTGATTGCGGCACATTGCAATTTGACCAGGAGCTGCTTGCCGATGTCGAGACCCTGAATTACTGGGCACTTGAAGGCAGGCTTGATGTGTCGAAAGTCTCTTTTCACACCCTGGGTCATATCCTTGATGAATACGCGCTGCTTTCCGCCGGAGGAGCCCTTGGTCGGGGGTGCGGTCCGCTGTTGATCGCAGCGCGGGATCTTGATGCAGCAGACCTTGCCGACCTGAAGATAGCTATCCCCGGCCGCTACACCACCGCCGCGTTATTATTGAAGTTGTTTGCGCCGCAATTGACCCAGTTGGTTGAAATGCCTTTTGACCTGATCATGCCGAGTATGGACCGGGGTGAAATTGACGCCGGAGTGATAATTCACGAAAGTCGCTTTACCTACCAGAGTTATGGTTTTTCACTTATCCAGGACCTTGGTCAGTGGTGGGAATCTGAATCAGGTTTACCTATCCCGCTGGGTGGGATTGTTGCAAGAAAATCCCTTGGCCGTGAAAGGTTGGAAATGATAAATGACTGTCTTGGTCAAAGTGTCGAATTTGCATCGGCGCATCCTGAGCAAAGCAAAGAATATATAAAAAATAATGCTCAGGAACTTGATGAAGAGGTCATCCGATGCCATATCGGACTTTACGTGAATAGTTTCAGCCGGGGGCTGGGAGAGGAAGGGAGTGTTGCTGTCCAGACTTTTTTGCAGAAGGGAAGGGACGCCGGATTATTGCCAAAACACGGTAAACTTGAAATTGTAGGTGCAAATCCCGCAAGGATTAAGTAA
- the ilvN gene encoding acetolactate synthase small subunit — protein MKHTISVLLMNKPGVLSRVTGLFSGRGFNIESLAVAPTLDNDVSCLTLVTDGDDNIVEQITKQLHKLIDVIKVTDMNEVENVEREMALIRVKADSETRAEVLRTIDIFRGKVVDVSPKSYAVEITGTASKIQAVIDIFRPIGIQEIIRTGTIAMVRARKN, from the coding sequence ATGAAACACACAATTTCTGTATTATTGATGAACAAACCTGGAGTTCTTTCAAGGGTAACAGGACTGTTCAGTGGCCGAGGCTTCAATATCGAAAGTCTTGCCGTCGCTCCCACACTGGATAATGATGTTTCCTGTCTCACTTTGGTAACAGATGGTGATGATAATATTGTCGAGCAGATAACCAAACAACTTCATAAGCTTATTGACGTGATCAAAGTTACGGATATGAATGAAGTTGAAAATGTCGAACGGGAGATGGCTCTTATCAGGGTCAAGGCCGACTCGGAAACCAGAGCCGAAGTTTTGCGGACCATCGATATTTTCCGTGGTAAAGTTGTTGATGTGAGCCCTAAAAGCTATGCCGTTGAAATTACCGGGACTGCCAGCAAGATTCAGGCGGTTATTGATATATTCAGGCCAATTGGTATTCAGGAAATCATCAGAACCGGCACCATTGCAATGGTAAGAGCCAGGAAAAACTGA
- the ilvB gene encoding biosynthetic-type acetolactate synthase large subunit, whose amino-acid sequence MKVNGAQALMKCLKEQNVKVVFGFPGGAVIDIYDELLRNDDITHVLVRHEQAAVHAADAYARVIGDVGVALVTSGPGATNTVTGIASAYCDSIPIVVFTGQVPTMLIGNDAFQEVDIVGITRPCTKHNYLVKNIEDLVPTIREAFHIARTGRPGPVLVDLPKDIVSAMFNFPEPKPVKMRTYRPTYEPHPGQIEKACKAIMKARKPVIYAGGGVIASKSHEELTDLATKLSVPVTMTLMGLGGFPGTDPLSMGMLGMHGTYYANMAVANCDLLIAVGSRFDDRVTGRIDAFAPHAKIIHIDIDPSSISKNVRVDIPIVADCKHALTAMNTWFDRNDEFKKEESAEKHEAWLEQISDWKIKHPLGYLEVPDVIKPQFVVQKLHELTNGDAIISTEVGQNQMWAAQFYHFNHPRTFLTSGGLGVMGYGLPAAIGAQMAARDRTVIDIAGDGSIQMNIQELATARQYKLPVKVAILNNNYLGMVRQWQELFYDKKYAHTGLETAPDFVALAQAYGAVGLRATKPSEVEPVIREALATDNTVIMDFVIAREEGVYPMVPAGKATTEMLLV is encoded by the coding sequence ATGAAAGTGAATGGTGCTCAAGCTTTGATGAAATGCTTGAAAGAGCAGAATGTTAAAGTTGTCTTCGGGTTTCCCGGAGGCGCGGTCATTGATATTTATGATGAATTGCTCAGAAATGACGATATTACCCATGTTCTTGTGCGTCATGAGCAGGCGGCGGTCCACGCGGCTGACGCCTATGCAAGGGTTATTGGCGATGTAGGCGTAGCCCTGGTAACTTCCGGACCTGGCGCCACAAACACGGTTACCGGTATCGCTTCCGCCTATTGTGATTCGATTCCCATTGTCGTTTTCACCGGTCAGGTTCCGACGATGCTGATCGGCAATGATGCTTTCCAGGAAGTTGATATTGTCGGGATAACCCGTCCCTGCACCAAGCATAATTATCTTGTTAAAAATATCGAAGATCTGGTGCCCACCATCCGTGAGGCTTTCCATATAGCGCGGACTGGTCGACCGGGTCCGGTTCTCGTTGATCTGCCGAAAGATATTGTTAGCGCAATGTTTAATTTCCCCGAACCGAAACCGGTTAAGATGCGTACATACCGGCCGACCTATGAGCCGCACCCGGGTCAGATTGAAAAGGCCTGCAAAGCAATTATGAAAGCCAGGAAACCGGTTATTTATGCCGGCGGCGGCGTTATTGCTTCCAAGTCACATGAAGAATTAACCGATCTGGCAACGAAATTGTCGGTTCCGGTCACCATGACACTCATGGGATTGGGGGGGTTTCCCGGAACCGATCCTCTGTCTATGGGGATGCTTGGGATGCACGGAACCTATTATGCGAATATGGCGGTAGCCAACTGCGATCTGCTTATTGCCGTGGGATCGAGATTTGATGATCGGGTAACCGGCAGGATTGATGCTTTTGCGCCGCACGCCAAAATCATTCATATTGACATTGATCCATCATCAATCAGTAAGAATGTCAGGGTTGATATACCTATTGTTGCGGATTGCAAGCATGCGCTCACCGCGATGAATACCTGGTTTGACCGGAATGATGAATTTAAAAAGGAAGAATCTGCGGAAAAACATGAAGCCTGGCTTGAGCAGATTAGTGACTGGAAGATCAAACATCCCCTTGGATATTTAGAGGTGCCGGATGTCATCAAGCCACAATTTGTTGTCCAGAAACTGCATGAATTAACCAATGGTGATGCGATTATCTCAACCGAGGTCGGCCAGAACCAGATGTGGGCCGCGCAGTTTTACCATTTCAATCATCCCCGGACTTTCCTTACATCTGGTGGTCTTGGGGTTATGGGCTATGGTCTGCCTGCGGCGATCGGCGCCCAGATGGCGGCTCGGGACAGGACGGTTATTGATATTGCCGGGGATGGCAGTATTCAAATGAATATTCAAGAGCTTGCAACCGCCCGGCAATATAAGTTGCCTGTCAAAGTTGCAATCCTCAACAATAATTATCTGGGAATGGTTCGACAATGGCAGGAATTGTTCTACGATAAGAAATATGCCCATACCGGACTGGAAACGGCCCCGGATTTTGTCGCCCTTGCTCAGGCTTACGGCGCAGTCGGGTTGCGAGCCACGAAACCCAGCGAGGTTGAGCCGGTAATCAGGGAAGCTCTCGCTACTGATAATACGGTTATTATGGATTTTGTTATTGCCAGGGAAGAGGGTGTTTATCCAATGGTTCCGGCGGGAAAAGCTACCACGGAAATGCTGTTGGTCTAA
- a CDS encoding 3-isopropylmalate dehydrogenase, with protein sequence MGKTHKIAVMPGDGTGPEVVAEGIKVLKAAAKKFDFKLKLTDFDYGGDRYLKTGVVLPENAVEELSKHDAIFLGAIGHPDVKPGILEKGILLNLRFALDQYVNLRPVILYENVETPLRNKGPEDIDFVVVRENTEGLYAGAGGVLKKGTPDEVAIQESINTRKGVERCIRFAFEYARKRNKRKKVTLCGKTNVLTFAFDLWERAFYEVAREYPDVKTDYAHVDATCMWMVKNPEWFDVIVTDNMFGDIITDLGAMIQGGMGIAAGGNINPQGVSMFEPIGGSAPKYTGLNVINPLAAIGAAQMMMDYLGEPEAAAAIEKAIRSVVSEKLKSLSAGKMGYGTKEVGDLVAAAV encoded by the coding sequence ATGGGAAAGACACATAAAATTGCTGTCATGCCAGGTGACGGAACCGGGCCGGAAGTAGTTGCGGAAGGAATAAAAGTCCTTAAGGCCGCAGCGAAGAAATTTGATTTTAAACTGAAATTGACTGATTTTGATTACGGCGGCGATCGTTATCTCAAGACCGGTGTGGTTCTTCCGGAAAATGCCGTAGAAGAACTTTCAAAACATGATGCAATATTTCTTGGCGCAATCGGCCATCCGGATGTCAAGCCCGGTATTCTTGAGAAGGGAATTCTGCTGAATCTGCGTTTTGCCCTGGATCAGTATGTGAATCTGCGGCCGGTCATTCTGTATGAAAATGTTGAAACACCCCTGAGGAACAAGGGTCCTGAAGATATCGATTTCGTCGTGGTCCGTGAAAACACCGAAGGCCTGTATGCCGGCGCTGGCGGCGTACTTAAAAAAGGCACCCCCGATGAGGTGGCAATCCAGGAATCCATCAATACCAGAAAGGGCGTTGAGCGTTGCATCCGTTTTGCTTTTGAATATGCCAGAAAGCGCAACAAGAGAAAAAAGGTAACCCTGTGTGGTAAAACCAATGTTCTTACCTTTGCCTTTGATTTATGGGAAAGGGCTTTTTACGAGGTTGCCCGAGAATACCCTGATGTCAAAACCGATTACGCCCATGTGGATGCAACCTGCATGTGGATGGTGAAAAATCCCGAGTGGTTCGACGTTATCGTCACCGACAATATGTTCGGCGATATCATAACGGATCTGGGGGCGATGATTCAGGGCGGCATGGGCATTGCCGCGGGTGGAAATATCAACCCGCAGGGCGTGAGCATGTTTGAGCCCATTGGCGGGTCAGCGCCGAAATATACCGGCCTGAATGTTATAAATCCCCTTGCCGCCATTGGCGCCGCCCAGATGATGATGGATTATCTTGGTGAGCCCGAGGCGGCAGCGGCAATCGAAAAAGCGATTCGCTCTGTGGTGTCTGAGAAGCTCAAAAGCCTTTCTGCCGGGAAAATGGGTTACGGCACCAAGGAAGTTGGCGATCTGGTTGCCGCCGCAGTCTAG
- the mqnB gene encoding futalosine hydrolase, with translation MTMYLLTTATNQEMCQLKKRRALLGNVDFLVSGVGLVETTLSLTRYLSQSVESIDGVINFGVAGAFCDTGVEMLDICLAQREIFGDFGICFDADIMDFGNGTVIVEKEFNLQNSLYDLCAGFFNHKHIEFKTGNFLTVNSVSGTQRRGNFLRDKYQGICENMEGAAVARVCQSFDVPCLELRCVSNMVEDRDTDKWKLSVACEKISATVSVLIKELASLR, from the coding sequence GTGACCATGTATTTGCTCACCACTGCAACCAACCAGGAGATGTGCCAACTGAAAAAGCGACGCGCCCTGCTCGGGAATGTGGATTTTCTGGTATCCGGGGTTGGTCTGGTTGAAACCACTTTATCCCTGACGCGATATCTGTCGCAAAGCGTTGAGAGCATTGACGGAGTGATTAATTTCGGTGTTGCTGGCGCTTTCTGCGACACCGGTGTGGAAATGCTTGATATCTGCCTGGCCCAGAGAGAGATTTTTGGAGATTTCGGGATCTGTTTCGATGCGGATATCATGGATTTTGGTAACGGCACAGTTATAGTTGAAAAGGAATTTAATTTACAAAATAGCCTTTACGATCTTTGCGCCGGTTTTTTCAACCATAAGCATATCGAATTTAAAACCGGAAATTTCTTGACGGTAAACAGTGTAAGCGGCACTCAGCGACGTGGGAATTTTTTAAGAGATAAATATCAGGGCATCTGTGAAAACATGGAGGGTGCCGCTGTTGCCAGAGTATGCCAGTCATTCGATGTTCCCTGTCTGGAACTGCGTTGCGTAAGTAATATGGTTGAAGACCGTGATACGGATAAATGGAAACTTAGCGTGGCATGCGAAAAGATTTCTGCAACCGTATCCGTGTTAATCAAAGAGCTGGCGAGTCTCAGATAA
- the panC gene encoding pantoate--beta-alanine ligase produces MEIIRSPQEMTLWSEKIISGNQSIALVPTMGYFHEGHLSLMRKARTLADHVAVSLFVNPIQFGPSEDLEKYPRDFDRDKDLAAAQGVSVLFAPETIDMYPEKLLTRVQVSEITGTLCGSSRPGHFEGVATVVAKLFNIIMPHFAVFGQKDFQQLAVIKKMVRDLNFAVQVIGHPIVREVDGLAMSSRNTYLSKDERRSALCLIESIRLARKRIGQGLLDADKLIEEIKELFDSYSNITVEYVDIVNKDNLKSMTEVNTMSMLVLAAKAGKTRLIDNNMLFEGSEIV; encoded by the coding sequence ATGGAAATAATTCGTTCGCCCCAGGAAATGACTTTGTGGTCGGAAAAAATAATTTCCGGCAATCAATCCATCGCCCTTGTCCCAACCATGGGTTATTTCCATGAAGGCCATCTCAGCCTCATGCGCAAGGCTCGCACCCTGGCAGATCATGTAGCAGTCAGCCTTTTTGTCAATCCTATTCAATTCGGCCCATCTGAAGACCTGGAGAAATATCCGCGAGATTTTGACCGGGATAAAGATCTGGCTGCCGCGCAAGGCGTATCCGTCCTGTTTGCCCCCGAAACTATTGACATGTATCCCGAAAAATTGCTGACCAGAGTACAGGTTTCAGAGATCACCGGTACGCTTTGCGGATCAAGTCGTCCCGGACATTTCGAGGGTGTGGCGACAGTGGTTGCAAAACTTTTCAATATCATCATGCCGCATTTTGCGGTGTTCGGGCAAAAGGATTTTCAGCAGCTGGCGGTTATTAAAAAAATGGTCAGGGATCTTAATTTTGCCGTGCAGGTGATCGGTCATCCCATTGTCCGGGAAGTTGACGGACTGGCAATGAGTTCGAGAAATACGTATCTTTCAAAAGATGAACGGCGTTCAGCCCTTTGCCTGATTGAGTCCATAAGGCTCGCAAGAAAACGCATAGGGCAAGGCTTGCTTGACGCGGATAAATTAATCGAGGAAATCAAAGAACTTTTTGATTCTTATAGCAATATAACGGTTGAATATGTTGATATAGTCAATAAAGACAACCTCAAATCCATGACTGAAGTTAATACTATGTCGATGCTCGTTCTTGCTGCTAAAGCCGGGAAGACTCGATTGATTGATAATAATATGCTCTTTGAAGGGAGTGAAATAGTATGA